A single window of Crassostrea angulata isolate pt1a10 chromosome 8, ASM2561291v2, whole genome shotgun sequence DNA harbors:
- the LOC128161757 gene encoding uncharacterized protein LOC128161757, translated as MSPKHVLGFTIVIPLLLILYLNTCTKRALAECLTNFYKDGNMCKECPAGYYNDNCSDVCPEPLYGLLCAQKCDCLPCHHVYGCSSTLFIEETTNDDFETRSKKEDNKQASGNRTISDSPLECSTNYYKDGNECKECPVGYYNDNCSDICPPSYYGPRCAQKCDCLPCHHVYGCSSSPFIEETASDYISTRDKIEDKTKASGNKLTTSETASDYIPTLDKIEDKKQASGNKLTTSGRIIIISIGSVVCFILMLVIIRELWLGCQFPQPTGKRTIINDVYEDIAEIDSVRVE; from the exons ATGTCCCCGAAGCATGTTTTAGGTTTTACAATTGTAATTCCATTGCTGTTGATCCTATACCTTAATACTTGCACAAAACg GGCTCTTGCAGAGTGTTTGACCAATTTTTACAAAGATGGGAACATGTGCAAAG AATGTCCGGCCGGTTACTACAATGACAACTGCTCAGATGTATGTCCTGAACCACTTTATGGCCTTCTTTGTGCCCAAAAATGTGACTGTTTGCCTTGTCATCACGTCTACGGCTGTTCTTCTACTCTCTTTATAGAAG AAACAACAAACGATGATTTTGAAACTCGGAGTAAAAAGGAAGACAACAAGCAGGCATCCGGAAACAGAACAATTTCTG ACAGTCCATTAGAATGTTCGACCAATTATTACAAAGATGGGAACGAATGTAAAG AATGTCCGGTTGGTTACTACAATGACAACTGCTCAGATATATGTCCTCCATCATATTATGGTCCTCGATGTGCCCAAAAATGTGACTGTTTGCCTTGTCATCATGTCTACGGCTGTTCTTCTTCTCCCTTTATAGAAG AGACAGCGAGCGATTATATTTCAACTCGGGATAAAATAGAAGACAAAACGAAAGCATCAGGAAACAAATTAACCACTTCTG AGACAGCGAGCGATTACATCCCAACTTTGGATAAAATAGAAGACAAAAAGCAAGCATCGGGAAACAAATTAACCACCTCTGGTagaattataattatttcaataggatCTGTAGTATGCTTCATATTAATGCTTGTAATAATTCGAGAGTTGTGGTTAGGTTGCCAATTTCCTCAACCTACTGGCAAACGGACAATCATTAATGATGTTTATGAGGATATTGCTGAAATAGACAGTGTGAGAGTAGAATGA